The following are encoded in a window of Cryobacterium sp. CG_9.6 genomic DNA:
- a CDS encoding 6-phosphofructokinase: protein MKIGILTSGGDCPGLNAVIRGAVLKGGRVHDAEFVGIRNGWRGLVQGEFMTLDRHSVRGLSRQGGTILGSSRTNPFEGDNGGPENIQRTLDAEGIDAVIAIGGEGTLTAAHRLTEAGLKIVGVPKTIDNDLEATDYSFGFNTAVEIATEAIDRLRTTAESHGRCMVVEVMGRHVGWIALHSGMAGGAHAILIPEQPKTIEQICEWVEHVRTRGRAPVIVVSEGFLLAGMEQAHSHKGLDAFDRPRLGGISELIAPLIEERTGIESRATVLGHTQRGGAPSAYDRVLATRLGMAAVDAIYAQQWGSMVSLRGTEIEVVSIADATIGLKKVSPARYDEAAVLFG, encoded by the coding sequence ATGAAGATCGGTATCCTCACAAGCGGCGGCGACTGCCCCGGATTGAACGCGGTCATCCGTGGCGCCGTTCTCAAGGGTGGTCGCGTGCACGATGCCGAGTTCGTCGGCATCCGAAACGGCTGGCGCGGGCTGGTGCAGGGCGAGTTCATGACCCTGGACCGACACAGTGTGCGCGGTCTGTCCCGTCAGGGCGGAACCATCCTGGGGAGCTCGCGTACGAACCCCTTCGAGGGCGATAACGGCGGTCCCGAGAACATTCAGCGCACCCTGGATGCCGAGGGTATCGACGCCGTCATTGCCATCGGGGGTGAGGGCACGCTCACGGCTGCGCACCGCCTGACCGAGGCCGGCCTCAAGATCGTGGGTGTGCCGAAAACCATCGACAACGACCTTGAAGCCACTGACTATTCGTTCGGCTTCAATACCGCTGTGGAGATTGCCACCGAGGCCATCGATCGCCTGCGCACGACGGCCGAGTCACACGGCCGCTGCATGGTCGTTGAGGTGATGGGGCGTCACGTGGGGTGGATCGCCCTGCACTCGGGCATGGCTGGAGGCGCTCACGCGATCCTGATTCCGGAACAGCCCAAGACCATCGAGCAAATCTGCGAGTGGGTGGAGCACGTACGCACCCGCGGTCGCGCCCCCGTCATTGTCGTGTCCGAGGGCTTTCTGCTTGCCGGCATGGAGCAGGCCCACTCCCACAAGGGTCTTGATGCGTTCGACCGGCCGCGCCTGGGCGGTATCAGTGAGCTCATCGCACCGCTCATCGAAGAACGAACAGGTATCGAATCCCGCGCCACGGTGTTGGGTCACACCCAGCGCGGCGGGGCGCCGTCGGCGTACGACCGCGTGCTGGCCACCCGCCTGGGGATGGCGGCAGTCGATGCCATTTACGCCCAGCAGTGGGGCTCCATGGTGTCTCTGCGCGGAACCGAAATCGAGGTGGTCAGCATCGCCGATGCCACGATCGGACTCAAAAAGGTGTCACCCGCACGCTACGACGAGGCCGCCGTACTCTTCGGCTAA
- a CDS encoding mycoredoxin, translated as MEFVPATGTITMFTTTWCGYCSRLKTQLDRVGVAYREVNVEEVDGTSELVMSLNGGNRTVPTVLFPDGSSATNPSLAQVQAKLAA; from the coding sequence ATGGAATTTGTACCTGCAACCGGAACCATCACAATGTTCACCACAACCTGGTGCGGCTACTGCTCGCGCCTGAAGACGCAGCTGGACCGGGTTGGCGTGGCCTACCGCGAGGTCAACGTGGAAGAGGTTGACGGTACGTCGGAACTCGTGATGAGCCTCAACGGAGGCAACCGGACGGTACCCACCGTGCTTTTCCCCGACGGTTCTAGCGCCACCAACCCCTCACTCGCGCAGGTGCAGGCCAAACTCGCGGCTTAG
- a CDS encoding DEAD/DEAH box helicase: MRPRSRDDDAPIIPILARKVREVEAKAQTGTKLGPTNRTKYQVIALLMREERARVKADTEQTDANRAELLKRLDGIAQILAKTAARDTSLITLLEPDAGVSTVAQRFRRDWLLESGAELSPDELIITREPEVVAPAPAGQVVPASVKMRQLANPFLAPDFSAAQAAPVARPRRLANWELLGPLFKSFEYGSGGQAASMDMPEAPALDRLSPNGMDLMRHQARFIESARLGHRSYLLADEPGLGKTAQSLLAASVSNSYPLLAIVPNVVKMNWAREVELWTPNRRATVIHGDGDTLDAFADVVVVNYDVLDRHLAWLGTLGFKGMVVDEAHFIKNLQSQRSKHVLSLAEQIRRRTPGGNPLLMALTGTPLINDVDDFRAIWQFLGWIDGDKPAPALLQRLEDTGLTPADPSFYAEARAAVIDMGIVRRRKVDVAADLPAKRIADLPVELDDDLGRSIQKAERELGARLVVRYNALVAARHQGTGPATVSEDQRDSFIRAVAHAELEDSKGQTTGENVFTMVRKIGQAKAGLAADYAAQLARSVGKVVFFAKHIDVMDAAEDLFAKRELRTVSLRGDQTAVARQAAIDSFNNDPDVAIAVCSLTAAGVGVNLQAASNVVLAELSWTAAEQTQAIDRVHRIGQEEPVTAWRIIAAHTIDARIADLIGSKQGLAARALDGSQEEDTSADSIQASALVYLLTQALDGQL, from the coding sequence ATGCGACCGCGGTCCCGCGACGATGATGCGCCCATCATCCCCATCCTCGCCCGCAAGGTGCGCGAGGTCGAAGCGAAGGCCCAAACGGGAACCAAGCTCGGCCCGACAAACCGTACCAAGTACCAGGTCATCGCACTCCTGATGCGCGAGGAACGTGCCCGGGTCAAGGCTGACACCGAGCAAACGGATGCCAACCGTGCGGAACTTCTCAAGCGTCTCGACGGCATCGCGCAGATTCTGGCCAAGACCGCGGCCCGAGACACCAGCCTGATTACCCTGCTGGAGCCTGACGCCGGCGTGTCAACGGTGGCCCAGCGCTTCCGCCGTGACTGGCTACTGGAGAGCGGCGCTGAACTCAGCCCCGACGAACTCATCATCACGCGCGAGCCGGAGGTTGTTGCTCCCGCTCCGGCCGGTCAGGTTGTTCCCGCCTCGGTCAAGATGCGTCAGCTTGCCAATCCCTTTCTTGCGCCCGACTTCAGTGCGGCGCAGGCCGCCCCGGTGGCCCGCCCCCGTCGGCTGGCGAACTGGGAACTGCTCGGTCCGCTCTTCAAGTCATTTGAATACGGCTCCGGCGGACAGGCTGCGAGCATGGACATGCCCGAGGCCCCCGCGCTCGACCGGCTGTCTCCCAACGGCATGGACCTGATGCGCCACCAGGCTCGTTTCATTGAAAGTGCCCGGCTGGGCCACCGCAGTTACTTGCTCGCCGACGAGCCGGGACTCGGAAAGACGGCGCAGAGCCTGCTGGCGGCATCTGTGAGCAACTCGTACCCACTGTTGGCGATTGTGCCCAACGTGGTCAAGATGAACTGGGCCCGCGAGGTGGAACTCTGGACGCCGAATCGTCGGGCAACCGTCATTCACGGCGACGGCGACACGCTCGATGCCTTCGCCGACGTGGTGGTGGTGAACTATGACGTACTGGATCGCCACCTCGCGTGGCTCGGCACCCTCGGGTTCAAGGGAATGGTTGTCGACGAGGCGCACTTCATCAAAAACCTCCAGTCGCAGCGGTCCAAGCACGTGCTCTCCCTTGCCGAGCAGATCCGTCGCCGCACGCCGGGTGGAAACCCCCTCCTCATGGCGTTGACGGGAACACCGCTCATCAACGATGTGGACGATTTCCGTGCAATCTGGCAGTTCCTCGGCTGGATCGACGGCGATAAGCCGGCACCCGCCCTGTTGCAGCGGCTCGAGGACACCGGATTGACCCCCGCCGATCCCAGCTTTTATGCCGAGGCTCGCGCTGCCGTGATCGATATGGGCATTGTTCGTCGCCGCAAGGTCGACGTTGCGGCTGACCTCCCGGCCAAGCGTATTGCGGACCTTCCAGTGGAGCTCGATGACGATCTTGGCCGCTCCATTCAGAAGGCGGAGCGTGAACTCGGCGCGCGGCTCGTTGTGCGCTACAACGCGCTCGTTGCGGCACGTCATCAGGGAACCGGCCCGGCCACCGTGAGCGAGGACCAGCGGGACTCCTTCATTCGGGCTGTGGCCCATGCCGAGCTCGAGGACTCCAAGGGTCAGACCACCGGCGAGAACGTGTTCACCATGGTGCGCAAGATCGGTCAGGCCAAGGCGGGCCTCGCGGCGGACTACGCCGCACAGCTGGCTCGTTCGGTGGGCAAGGTTGTGTTCTTTGCCAAGCACATCGACGTGATGGATGCCGCAGAAGACCTGTTCGCGAAGCGTGAGCTGCGCACGGTCTCCCTCCGCGGCGATCAAACAGCTGTTGCGCGGCAGGCGGCTATCGACTCCTTCAACAACGACCCCGACGTGGCGATCGCGGTGTGCTCGCTCACCGCGGCAGGCGTCGGTGTGAACCTGCAGGCGGCATCGAACGTGGTGTTGGCCGAACTGAGCTGGACGGCCGCGGAGCAGACGCAGGCGATTGACCGGGTACACCGCATTGGGCAAGAGGAACCCGTTACCGCGTGGCGAATCATTGCTGCGCACACCATCGATGCACGGATCGCCGATCTCATCGGCAGCAAACAGGGACTGGCCGCCCGGGCGCTCGATGGGTCGCAGGAAGAAGATACGTCGGCCGACTCCATCCAGGCCAGTGCCCTCGTGTACCTGCTCACTCAGGCTCTCGACGGTCAGCTCTAA
- a CDS encoding DUF6804 family protein produces the protein MGTPVAPTFTRSALAPGLLGAMALLAGLALIDGEGFIIIRYAVSILALIITVFVIQAKSWWWLLALLPIAVLWNPIVIIPLEGQGWASAQYIAALAFIIVGIRTKVPVQHD, from the coding sequence ATGGGAACTCCAGTTGCGCCCACCTTCACCAGGTCCGCACTCGCGCCCGGTCTGCTGGGTGCCATGGCTCTCCTTGCCGGCCTTGCTCTCATCGACGGCGAGGGATTCATCATCATTCGCTACGCGGTGAGCATCCTGGCGCTCATCATCACCGTCTTCGTCATTCAGGCCAAGTCGTGGTGGTGGCTCCTTGCGCTCCTGCCCATCGCGGTGCTGTGGAATCCGATTGTGATCATTCCGCTGGAGGGTCAGGGGTGGGCATCCGCTCAATACATCGCCGCCCTGGCGTTCATTATTGTGGGTATTCGCACGAAGGTGCCCGTTCAGCACGACTGA
- a CDS encoding 8-oxo-dGTP diphosphatase encodes MSLPQVCVCYLTRRTPSGELQVLLGRKKKGLGIGNIVGLGGKLEHGESAVDAAVREIEEESGLLVQAQHLLPFGVLTYLFPHREAWSQISNVFVCSEFTGTPRESDELNPEWFEVAALPVHEMWDDAKHWLPGVFAGTPARATFTFGPDLKTVIPNT; translated from the coding sequence ATGTCGTTACCCCAGGTGTGCGTGTGTTATCTCACTCGGCGCACACCCTCGGGTGAGCTGCAGGTGCTGCTCGGTCGGAAGAAAAAGGGACTCGGCATCGGCAATATTGTTGGCCTCGGCGGCAAACTTGAGCACGGCGAGAGTGCAGTGGATGCCGCCGTGCGTGAGATCGAGGAAGAGTCCGGTCTGCTCGTGCAGGCGCAACATCTGCTGCCGTTCGGCGTGCTCACCTACCTGTTCCCGCATCGGGAAGCCTGGAGTCAGATTTCGAACGTGTTTGTGTGTTCGGAGTTCACCGGCACGCCGCGGGAGTCCGATGAACTCAACCCCGAGTGGTTCGAGGTGGCAGCGCTTCCGGTGCACGAGATGTGGGATGACGCAAAGCACTGGCTTCCGGGGGTGTTTGCCGGTACGCCGGCACGGGCCACGTTTACGTTCGGTCCCGACCTGAAGACCGTGATCCCCAACACCTGA
- a CDS encoding GDSL-type esterase/lipase family protein: MSLSISFVGDGLTAGGSWAEWFPEYDVTNLGLSGNTTTELVSGLDAMIASAPDVIVILAGTNDLGWRKSDEYVVRNLETILYRLRRALPATRILIQSVFPRHPDFALTIRSINRHIRQYAATQHALYLDLWPVLALANGEIDPQFSSDQLHLTDEGYQVWLDQLRPALEVLFAGSPTTSSIPIQHA, encoded by the coding sequence GTGTCCCTATCCATTTCATTTGTGGGTGATGGCCTGACGGCTGGTGGCAGCTGGGCCGAGTGGTTCCCCGAATACGACGTGACCAATCTGGGCCTGAGCGGAAACACAACCACCGAGTTGGTGTCCGGGCTTGACGCCATGATCGCGTCCGCGCCGGATGTGATCGTCATCCTGGCCGGAACCAATGATCTGGGCTGGCGCAAGTCCGACGAGTACGTGGTGCGCAATCTGGAAACGATTTTGTACCGGCTGCGACGGGCACTGCCGGCAACTCGCATTCTCATTCAGTCGGTTTTCCCCCGTCATCCAGATTTTGCGCTGACCATTCGGAGCATCAACCGCCATATTCGCCAGTATGCAGCGACGCAACACGCCCTGTATCTGGACCTGTGGCCCGTGCTGGCTCTGGCCAACGGTGAGATCGACCCGCAGTTCTCCTCCGACCAGTTGCACCTGACCGACGAGGGGTATCAGGTCTGGCTCGACCAGCTCCGGCCGGCACTCGAGGTGCTGTTTGCGGGTTCACCCACTACGTCATCGATCCCGATCCAACACGCCTGA
- a CDS encoding carboxylesterase/lipase family protein, with protein sequence MTFPASTIASSEVDELVRGVTGGHVRGIRERGVLAWRGIPYAAAPVGDLRFRAPEPVTAWPGVRPAHEFGPVAPQSHRGQFIGAHPCIPQSEDCLNLNVIAPDDATGTTPSARSRLRPVMVFIHGGAYSVGSSREVPRQGEGLVRRGGIVYVSLNYRLGALGYLDFTRYSTPERPFESNLGLRDQAAALQWVHDNISQFGGDPDAVTLFGESAGGNAVTTLLTVPSVAGLFQRAIAQSAPANAVYPTELTARWAGEFVQSLADEAPLQAPDTDSRDDLAVRLLLEADPARLAEATTELTRRTPDQDPGTIPLCPVIDGVFLPERPLDAFRDGRAHRVPLIIGTNAREGSLFSGRIDILATTPTRIRAIFTKTKKKARRALKAQYPGIPALRAALDFGGDYSFWYPTVKVGERHSRYAPVYFYRFDAAPRLIRLMGLDATHGLELFPLFDRLNGWPGRGMTLLGGRAAFRAVGERMQRWWVAFAESGIPDSEWPPYGEVRRETLIIDTQDRVEADPGAERRVAWGAFVPHV encoded by the coding sequence ATGACTTTTCCGGCCAGCACGATCGCGTCCTCCGAGGTCGATGAACTCGTTCGGGGAGTGACCGGTGGCCACGTCCGGGGCATCAGGGAGCGCGGTGTGCTGGCGTGGCGAGGAATTCCCTATGCTGCCGCGCCGGTGGGCGACCTGAGGTTTCGGGCGCCTGAGCCGGTAACCGCCTGGCCTGGAGTGCGACCGGCCCACGAGTTCGGACCGGTGGCACCGCAGAGCCACCGGGGTCAGTTCATTGGCGCCCACCCTTGTATCCCGCAGAGTGAGGACTGCCTGAACCTCAACGTCATTGCTCCCGACGACGCCACTGGCACCACACCGAGTGCCCGGAGCCGTCTTCGCCCGGTCATGGTCTTCATTCACGGTGGGGCCTACAGCGTGGGGTCATCCCGGGAGGTTCCTCGTCAGGGAGAGGGACTGGTTCGGCGCGGAGGCATCGTGTACGTGAGCCTCAACTATCGGCTGGGCGCCCTCGGTTACCTCGATTTCACCCGGTATTCCACGCCCGAGCGCCCGTTTGAGAGCAATCTGGGTCTGCGCGACCAGGCCGCCGCCCTTCAGTGGGTGCACGACAATATTTCACAATTCGGAGGAGACCCGGATGCCGTCACTCTGTTTGGTGAGTCGGCCGGCGGTAACGCCGTGACAACGCTCCTCACCGTGCCGAGTGTCGCCGGTCTCTTTCAGCGGGCCATTGCGCAGAGTGCACCGGCGAATGCGGTGTATCCCACGGAGCTCACCGCGCGGTGGGCCGGCGAATTCGTGCAGAGCCTGGCCGATGAGGCTCCACTGCAGGCGCCGGATACGGATTCGCGTGACGACCTCGCGGTGCGGCTTCTTCTTGAGGCCGATCCGGCGCGACTCGCTGAGGCAACGACGGAGCTCACCCGTAGAACTCCCGATCAAGACCCCGGCACGATTCCGCTGTGCCCGGTCATTGACGGAGTTTTTCTTCCGGAGCGCCCCCTTGATGCCTTCCGAGACGGACGTGCTCACCGGGTGCCCCTCATCATCGGGACCAATGCACGTGAGGGCTCTCTGTTTAGTGGGCGTATCGACATTCTCGCGACGACACCCACTCGCATCCGGGCAATTTTCACCAAGACCAAGAAAAAGGCGCGCCGAGCGCTTAAAGCCCAGTATCCGGGAATTCCGGCACTGCGGGCGGCTCTCGATTTTGGTGGGGACTACTCCTTTTGGTACCCCACCGTGAAGGTGGGGGAGCGGCACTCACGCTATGCTCCGGTGTATTTCTACCGGTTCGATGCTGCGCCTCGGTTGATTCGCCTCATGGGGCTGGATGCCACGCACGGACTTGAACTGTTTCCCCTGTTTGACCGGCTTAATGGCTGGCCCGGGCGCGGCATGACGCTGCTCGGCGGGCGGGCGGCATTTCGCGCGGTGGGGGAGCGCATGCAGCGCTGGTGGGTGGCTTTTGCCGAGAGCGGCATACCCGACAGCGAGTGGCCGCCGTATGGGGAAGTGCGCCGTGAAACGCTCATCATCGATACCCAGGATCGGGTCGAAGCCGACCCTGGTGCCGAGCGCCGCGTGGCTTGGGGCGCGTTCGTACCCCACGTCTGA
- a CDS encoding solute carrier family 23 protein — MALPWTLHGDGKSVGAQEVVGPGERLSWPITIGIGAQHVVAMFGATFLVPLLTDFPPSTTLLFSGIGTLLFLIITGNKLPSYLGSSFAFIAPITAATASAGMGSALFGILAVGVLLAVIGVVVQLTGTGWIDKLMPPIVSGAIVALIGFNLAPVARANFDQAPVTALITLLAVILCTVLFRGILGRLSIFLGVLVGYVAAVLFGEVDFSQVASAAWVGLPPFTAPANPFENPAVVFGVLPAFLPVVLVLIAENVGHIKGVAQMTDAKVNRLTGRALLADGLATMLAGFGGGSGTTTYGENIGVMAATRIYSTAAYWVAGITAILLGLSPKVGAVINTIPAGVLGGVTTALYGLIGVIGVKIWLDNKVDFSKPVNQFTAATALIIGIADFTLSAGTLSFNGIALGTIAAIVIYHLMTWLGRVRRTA, encoded by the coding sequence ATGGCCCTGCCCTGGACTTTGCACGGTGACGGAAAATCAGTCGGGGCGCAGGAGGTTGTTGGCCCCGGTGAAAGACTGAGCTGGCCCATCACCATCGGTATTGGCGCCCAGCACGTGGTGGCCATGTTTGGGGCCACCTTCCTCGTGCCGCTACTCACCGACTTTCCGCCGAGCACCACACTGCTGTTCTCGGGGATCGGCACCCTGCTGTTTCTGATCATTACGGGTAACAAGCTGCCAAGCTACCTCGGGTCATCGTTCGCGTTCATTGCGCCCATCACCGCGGCCACCGCTTCGGCCGGCATGGGAAGCGCCCTGTTCGGAATCCTGGCCGTGGGGGTGCTGCTGGCCGTGATCGGCGTGGTGGTTCAACTCACCGGAACCGGCTGGATCGACAAGCTGATGCCGCCGATTGTGTCGGGCGCCATTGTGGCTCTGATCGGGTTCAACCTGGCGCCGGTGGCGCGCGCCAACTTTGACCAGGCCCCGGTCACCGCCCTGATCACTCTGCTGGCCGTGATCCTCTGTACCGTGCTCTTTCGCGGCATTCTTGGCCGTCTCTCCATCTTCCTCGGCGTTCTCGTGGGCTACGTGGCCGCGGTGTTGTTTGGTGAAGTCGACTTCAGCCAGGTGGCGTCGGCAGCGTGGGTGGGCCTGCCGCCCTTCACCGCCCCGGCGAATCCGTTTGAGAACCCGGCCGTCGTGTTCGGCGTGCTGCCGGCGTTCCTCCCCGTGGTTCTCGTTCTGATCGCCGAGAACGTGGGCCACATTAAGGGTGTCGCCCAAATGACGGATGCCAAGGTGAATCGGCTCACCGGGCGGGCGCTGCTGGCCGACGGACTCGCCACCATGCTCGCCGGTTTCGGCGGCGGCAGCGGAACCACAACGTACGGCGAGAACATTGGCGTAATGGCGGCCACGCGCATCTATTCCACGGCCGCCTACTGGGTGGCCGGAATCACCGCCATTCTTTTGGGCCTCTCTCCCAAGGTGGGCGCCGTCATCAACACGATCCCCGCGGGGGTGCTGGGTGGAGTCACAACGGCCCTCTACGGCCTGATTGGCGTCATTGGCGTGAAGATCTGGCTGGATAACAAAGTGGACTTCTCCAAGCCGGTGAACCAGTTCACGGCAGCCACGGCTCTCATCATCGGCATTGCCGACTTCACGCTGTCGGCGGGAACACTGAGTTTCAACGGCATCGCTCTCGGCACCATTGCGGCCATCGTGATCTATCACCTGATGACCTGGTTGGGCCGGGTACGTCGTACGGCCTAG
- a CDS encoding SDR family oxidoreductase: protein MISRRVLVTGATGYIGGRLVPKLLEAGFDVRVLVRTPLKLRDVPWADKVEIFEGDLGDPASLTKAFADVEVLYYLVHSMGTPGDFEKTEHRAAENVARAAAAAHIFRMVYLGGLHPDVEELSPHLHSRVEVGQILMKSGVPTAALQAGVVIGSGSTSFEMIRHLTDVLPYMPAPKWVRNRIQPIAVRDVLYYLVACADLPADVNRTFDIGGPDVFRYGQMMNGYALEAGLKQRAIASLPVLTPWLASQWVNLVTPIPRNLAIPIIASLQYDCVVHERDIDDYIPTPPGGLTGYRRAVRLALGRMRDGDVETSWRNSSIEGAASNPLPSDPEWAGHIVYTDLREKNTFASPENLWRVIESIGGENGWYSFPLAWAIRGLMDKLVGGVGLRRGRRNPDHLNNGEVLDFWRVEQIDHGKFLRLRAEMRVPGKAWLEMTVTPAKGGGSLYRQRAVFFPRGLGGRLYWAAILPFHGIIFEGMATRIAATAEAEAHTAAARALTKAPAGRVGR from the coding sequence ATGATCTCTCGTCGCGTGCTTGTCACCGGTGCCACCGGATACATCGGTGGACGCCTTGTTCCGAAACTGCTTGAAGCTGGATTCGATGTGCGGGTGCTGGTGCGTACGCCGCTCAAACTGCGCGATGTTCCCTGGGCCGACAAGGTGGAAATCTTCGAGGGTGACCTCGGGGATCCTGCCTCGCTGACGAAGGCCTTTGCCGATGTCGAGGTGCTCTACTACCTCGTGCACTCCATGGGTACCCCGGGTGATTTCGAGAAGACGGAACATCGGGCCGCCGAGAACGTGGCACGTGCGGCCGCTGCCGCACATATCTTCCGCATGGTGTACCTCGGTGGACTGCACCCCGATGTCGAAGAACTTTCCCCTCACCTCCACTCACGCGTGGAGGTCGGCCAGATCCTGATGAAGTCGGGTGTGCCCACGGCGGCACTCCAAGCGGGCGTCGTGATTGGTTCCGGTTCAACGTCGTTCGAGATGATTCGGCACTTGACCGACGTGCTCCCCTACATGCCGGCACCCAAGTGGGTGCGCAACCGCATTCAGCCCATTGCGGTGCGCGACGTGCTGTACTACTTGGTGGCCTGCGCCGACCTTCCGGCTGACGTAAATCGTACCTTCGACATCGGTGGTCCCGACGTCTTCCGATACGGACAGATGATGAACGGCTACGCCCTCGAGGCGGGTCTGAAGCAGCGCGCCATCGCTTCGCTTCCGGTTCTGACGCCCTGGCTTGCTTCGCAGTGGGTCAACCTCGTAACCCCGATCCCGCGAAACCTCGCGATCCCGATCATCGCTTCTCTCCAGTACGACTGCGTCGTGCACGAGCGTGACATTGACGACTACATTCCCACCCCGCCCGGTGGGCTCACCGGGTATCGGCGTGCCGTGCGTTTGGCGCTCGGCCGCATGCGCGACGGTGACGTTGAAACGAGCTGGCGTAACTCATCGATCGAGGGCGCGGCAAGCAACCCGTTGCCCAGCGACCCTGAATGGGCCGGACACATTGTGTATACCGACCTTCGGGAGAAGAACACGTTTGCGTCGCCAGAAAACCTGTGGCGGGTCATTGAGAGCATTGGCGGTGAGAACGGCTGGTACTCATTCCCGCTGGCGTGGGCAATTCGTGGCCTGATGGACAAGCTCGTTGGCGGCGTGGGCCTGCGCCGCGGCCGCCGTAACCCCGACCATCTCAACAATGGTGAGGTGCTCGACTTCTGGCGCGTTGAGCAGATTGATCACGGTAAGTTCCTGCGACTACGTGCGGAGATGCGTGTTCCCGGTAAGGCGTGGCTGGAAATGACCGTGACTCCTGCTAAGGGTGGCGGTTCGCTCTACCGTCAGCGAGCGGTGTTCTTCCCCCGCGGCTTGGGTGGCCGCTTGTATTGGGCAGCTATTCTGCCCTTCCACGGCATCATCTTCGAGGGAATGGCTACGCGGATTGCCGCAACGGCAGAGGCAGAGGCGCACACTGCAGCGGCTCGCGCGCTGACCAAGGCGCCTGCTGGCCGGGTAGGTAGGTAG
- a CDS encoding PLDc N-terminal domain-containing protein, translating to MNILGSFWDFAVFLFWTFVFVAYLIVLFSVAADIFRDRHLNGWLKALWILFLIFLPFITVLIYVIARGRGMAERQVSSAEESRQLTDSYIRNVATSTSPSQEIGQAKQLLDAGTITASEFAAIKATAMGTQYSSRDTV from the coding sequence ATGAACATTCTGGGTAGTTTCTGGGATTTCGCAGTTTTCCTGTTCTGGACCTTCGTTTTCGTCGCCTACCTCATCGTACTGTTCTCTGTTGCGGCCGATATCTTTCGGGATCGTCACCTGAATGGCTGGCTCAAGGCCCTGTGGATCCTCTTCCTGATCTTCCTGCCCTTCATCACCGTTTTGATTTACGTCATTGCGCGCGGACGGGGCATGGCCGAACGGCAGGTCAGCAGCGCCGAGGAGAGCCGTCAGCTCACTGACAGCTACATTCGAAACGTGGCTACGTCGACCTCGCCAAGCCAAGAGATCGGTCAGGCTAAGCAGCTTCTCGACGCGGGCACCATCACGGCGAGCGAGTTTGCCGCCATCAAGGCAACGGCCATGGGTACGCAGTACTCCAGTCGAGACACGGTCTAG